A genomic window from Leishmania panamensis strain MHOM/PA/94/PSC-1 chromosome 5 sequence includes:
- a CDS encoding hypothetical protein (TriTrypDB/GeneDB-style sysID: LpmP.05.0170) encodes MVSVLVQRQQREAAMRKERLLAARQAAAALSIQQARSYQRQKQHQEACVREDARQLWLQSNARDVAVIDGLVARATTEQGEAQEAAAHYEASLKAEANEEVAAWQAERQLEAARHRLAVAYTRTEAHERMKQAREAEQRRAAVRVTEKARAVRVAAAAPAALSLSSVLGCMSAAPVAMHVPGASVPVPQASRTSLRTAAAPTAGVTPVDAPRRWRISHAAPHAHVTLHSAPTHHVAPREEGERSVMAAVDDAVPASAGTYAEECVAVQQQRDDVLTDGQERATRRAASVLRQQRAKELQKQQEEQAQRERLATVKAHYRHPREESVPSGGKEVTGMEGGTHPVTATTGSSSNGSLDDQHHHPQPQRPLQRLTRHQRSYLKGEEDFRAAFVEAPPVVLRLGEQLPRRAPLSELLRPVRMEELLYSTAHADPRNLTLSTPVPHYGSSTAAAVVSPPFPMAAEMPPSMQLSAKARVLPSAPLRMLPLDHCSSPACATTESAPADKDAGVTPLSIGEKSASPLPAPRDPNDAPPTSLHVSPAGSTALSPMRVGVLVGHGSLGRMPSPERAAGTEEVVALSPLTPVPPATSACVAESPSSPPKRSGEAPGELGQGVTSMGASDATLAYGQQPLAEPEGRWATSARATTSALPPVSSSMTECTPVRHRYRCNATPPSSLSSSSATTTETAEPVSGSSSPTSVGSGSSSGIDASSPSNETTSSGGSSRYPMPVMTAEQLKLALLRLRSRIKSVQV; translated from the coding sequence CTGCCATGCGCAAGGAGCGCCTTCTCGCCGCCCGCcaggcagccgcagcacttTCCATCCAGCAGGCTCGCTCCTACCAGAGGCAGAAACAGCACCAGGAGGCGTGCGTTCGCGAGGACGCTCGTCAGCTGTGGCTGCAGTCGAACGCGCGAGACGTGGCCGTAATCGATGGACTCGTTGCACGTGCCACCACGGAGCAAGGCGAAGCTCAggaggctgctgcgcactACGAGGCCAGCCTAAAGGCGGAGGCTaacgaggaggtggccgcATGgcaggcggagcggcagctggaggcggcaCGACACCGCCTCGCCGTTGCCTACACCCGAACAGAGGCGCACGAGCGGATGAAGCAAGCTCGCGAAGccgagcagcggcgtgctgctgtgcgcgtgacggagaaggcgagggcggtgcgggtggcggctgcggcaccggcggcCCTTTCTCTGTCGAGCGTTCTCGGATGTATGTCGGCTGCACCAGTGGCCATGCACGTACCAGGTGCCAGTGTTCCAGTGCCACAGGCAAGTCGCACGTCtctgcgcaccgctgcagcgccaacaGCAGGAGTAACCCCTGTTGATGCTCCGCGCCGTTGGCGCATCTCCCATGCCgccccacacgcgcacgtcaCCCTACACAGTGCCCCAACACACCATGTCGCCCCTCGCGAAGAGGGCGAGCGAAGCGTTATGGCGGCTGTGGATGATGCCGTCCCTGCCTCCGCAGGCACCTATGCCGAGGAGTGCGTAGCtgtccagcagcagagggacGACGTCCTGACGGACGGCCAGGAGCGTGCAACGCGCAGAGCAGCGTCCGTCTTGCGTCAACAGCGCGCAAAGGAactgcagaagcagcaggaggagcaggcacAGCGAGAGCGGCTTGCCACCGTCAAGGCACACTATCGCCACCCACGCGAGGAAAGCGTCCCGAGTGGCGGCAAGGAAGTCACGGGGATGGAGGGCGGTACACACCCTGTCACAGCCACGACTGGTAGCAGCAGTAACGGCAGCTTAGATGaccaacaccaccaccctcaaCCACAGCgtccgctgcagcgactcacTCGCCATCAGCGGTCATACTTAAAGGGCGAAGAGGACTTCCGCGCAGCGTTCGTGGAGGCTCCACCCGTCGTGCTGCGCCTGGGTGAACAGCTGCCGCGTCGTGCCCCGCTAAGCGAGCTCTTGCGACCCGTGAGGATGGAGGAACTGCTATACAGCACTGCGCATGCTGACCCAAGAAATCTCACTCTATCCACACCGGTCCCGCACTATGGATCCAGTACGGCTGCAGCAGTAGTGTCACCACCCTTTCCAATGGCAGCTGAGATGCCACCATCCATGCAACTCTCCGCCAAAGCGCGCGTGCTGCCATCAGCTCCCCTCCGCATGCTGCCCCTCGACCACTGTAGCAGCCCTGCATGCGCGACGACAGAGTCGGCACCAGCGGACAAGGATGCGGGGGTAACACCCCTAAGCATCGGCGAGAAgtctgcgtcgccgctgcctgcgccgAGAGACCCCAACGACGCGCCGCCCACCTCTCTTCACGTGTCTCCAGCGGGGTCGACCGCGTTATCGCCGATGCGGGTCGGCGTATTAGTGGGTCATGGATCGCTGGGGCGAATGCCATCGCCAGAGAGGGCTGCCGGTACGGAAGAggttgttgctctctctcctctcacccCGGTCCCCCCGGCGACGAGCGCCTGCGTGGCTGAGTCACCATCGTCGCCACCCAAGCGTTCTGGGGAGGCTCCGGGAGAGCTTGGTCAGGGAGTCACTAGCATGGGTGCTTCAGATGCAACGCTGGCTTACGGTCAGCAGCCCTTGGCAGAGCCAGAGGGGAGGTGGGCCACCTCAGCCCGCGCAACCACGTCAGCGTTGCCGCCTGTGTCATCCTCGATGACGGAGTGCACACCCGTTCGTCATCGCTACCGTTGCAACGCCAccccgccgtcgtcgctgtcctcTTCgagtgccaccaccactgagACTGCCGAGCCGGTGAGCGGCTCCTCTTCCCCGACCTCTGTGGGAagcggcagtagcagcggcatcgacgCGTCCTCCCCTTCGAATGAAACCaccagcagtggtggctcATCGCGCTACCCGATGCCGGTGAtgacggcggagcagctgaagttagcgctgctgcgtctgcgcAGCCGCATCAAGTCAGTGCAGGTGTAG
- a CDS encoding dihydrolipoamide branched chain transacylase, putative (TriTrypDB/GeneDB-style sysID: LpmP.05.0180), giving the protein MRAVCCSVIRRVGAAAGAHSCHYAASQRRYFAPTCALLGSCIPYKLTDIGEGITEVQVLSVRVKAGDSINEFDPICEVQSDKATVDITSRYKGVVKAVYLQPGTTAKVGSIMLDIVPEDTGDAPVAASQSRSAASPSPAAPSAPPARSSESKPSSNPSSGKALATPATRYMAREHLLDLARVPATGKGGRVTKGDVLQFIAGGASTAAAPSPPSMALAGTTAVPGAVVLGFPTEPGDTILPIIGVRRGMVKTMTQAASIPTFTFSEEYELTRLMAARESLKDVVKERSKGKAKLSFMPFFLKAASIALQQHPDINAHCPADCSALVRKAAHNIGFAMDTPNGLIVPVVLHVERKSILDIAIDMQTLIERGKNNKLTTQDMAGGTFTLSNIGPIGATVTAPVLLPPQVAIGAIGRLQKLPRFDANGNLYAANIVCFSFTADHRVIDGASMVRFAKTHKWLLENPENMLVDLR; this is encoded by the coding sequence ATGCGTGCTGTCTGCTGTTCGGTGATCCGCCGcgttggcgcagctgccggcgCGCATAGCTGCCACTACGCAGCATCGCAGAGGCGCTACTTCGCGCCCACGTGCGCATTACTTGGCTCCTGCATCCCGTACAAGCTGACCGACATCGGTGAGGGGATAacagaggtgcaggtgctgagCGTTCGTGTAAAGGCCGGCGACAGCATCAATGAGTTCGATCCCATCTGTGAGGTGCAAAGCGATAAGGCCACAGTCGACATCACGTCCCGCTACAAGGGCGTTGTGAAGGCGGTGTACCTGCAGCCTGGTACAACCGCGAAGGTGGGCTCGATCATGCTTGACATCGTGCCAGAGGACACTGGCGACGCGCCAGTGGCGGCCTCGCAGTCCCGCAGTGCGGCATCAccttcgccagcggcgcCTTCAGCTCCACCGGCACGTTCCTCGGAGTCGAAGCCGTCATCGAACCCCTCGTCGGGTAAGGCGCTTGCGACGCCGGCCACGCGGTACATGGCGCGGGAGCACCTGCTGGACCTCGCGCGTGTGCCGGCCACCGGAAAGGGCGGGCGCGTAACAAAGGGCGACGTGCTCCAATTCATCGCAGGGGGTGCATctacagcagcggcgccatcgccccCATCTATGGCGCTGGCCGGCACTACTGCCGTACCTGGCGCCGTCGTGCTTGGATTTCCAACGGAGCCGGGCGACACCATCCTGCCCATCATCGGCGTGCGCCGCGGCATGGTCAAGACAATGACCCAGGCCGCGTCTATTCCCACCTTCACCTTCAGCGAGGAGTACGAACTCACCAGACTCATGGCGGCGCGCGAGTCGCTGAAGGATgtggtgaaggagcgcaGTAAAGGTAAGGCAAAGTTGTCCTTCATGCCTTTCTTTCTCAAGGCAGCGTCCatcgcactgcagcagcaccccgaCATCAACGCTCACTGCCCGGCGGACTGctcggcgctggtgcgcaaGGCGGCACACAACATCGGCTTCGCCATGGACACGCCGAACGGGCTCATCGTGCCGGTCGTGCTGCACGTGGAGCGCAAGTCAATCCTCGACATCGCCATCGACATGCAAACCCTCATCGAGCGCGGCAAGAACAACAAACTGACGACTCAGGACATGGCAGGCGGCACCTTCACGCTGAGCAACATCGGCCCGATCGGGGCAACGGTAacagcgccggtgctgctcccGCCTCAGGTCGCTATTGGGGCCATTGGCCGCCTGCAGAAGCTTCCGCGCTTCGACGCGAACGGCAACCTGTACGCTGCGAATATCGTCTGCTTTTCCTTTACCGCTGATCATCGTGTGATTGACGGCGCGAGCATGGTGCGATTTGCGAAGACGCACAAGTGGCTGTTGGAGAATCCCGAGAATATGCTCGTTGATCTGAGGTAA
- a CDS encoding hypothetical protein (TriTrypDB/GeneDB-style sysID: LpmP.05.0190), whose amino-acid sequence MESGGGDFFVINDVEEDQEAGVADARPAEQAQETEAETTEDVKGLVPLCAQHVQGPQLSSATFGYDIALMAKRPWAEPGAKLNDYFNYGFNEQSWRVYCAMQENGEESLLAKATAMLEKLQLAGAPPAAAAAMGAGGHVAREEPPMMMAGGMMEGYGDGGPYGGGHGLYGGQEGPGRGGGYGRPYQPREFNPHGGGSFERPHNANYKTRLCKGFAEGHCNRGDQCNFAHGVDELRQCGGGEPIQPQLPPGGLVGGGSAPPPMAQGYGDHRPGFNNYYTPPPPQVMAGGAPPQAPERVNYLMPPFQGGGGMPPVMGPAMSMQDSGDGAGSGFRQPPKRPRQEGGGVYEPQY is encoded by the coding sequence atggagagcggcggaggcgattTCTTCGTCATCAATGACGTCGAGGAGGATCAGgaggcgggggtggcggaCGCACGACCGGCAGAGCAGGCTCAGGAGACAGAGGCCGAGACCACGGAAGACGTCAAGGGGCTTGTGCCGCTGTGCGCGCAGCACGTCCAAGGCCCGCAGCTCAGCAGTGCCACGTTCGGGTACGACATTGCGCTGATGGCGAAGCGGCCGTGGGCCGAGCCTGGCGCAAAGCTGAACGACTACTTCAACTACGGTTTCAACGAGCAGAGCTGGCGCGTGTACTGCGCTATGCAGGAGAATGGCGAAGAGTCGCTGCTTGCCAAGGCCACAGCGatgctggagaagctgcagctggcgggcGCTcctccggcggcggcggcggcgatgggaGCTGGTGGCCATGTCGCGCGTGAGGAGCCGCCCATGATGATGGCTGGCGGCATGATGGAGGGCTATGGCGACGGTGGCCCTTACGGCGGTGGTCACGGTCTGTACGGCGGCCAGGAGGGCCCGggtcgtggtggcggctACGGGCGGCCCTACCAGCCTCGCGAGTTCAACccgcacggcggcggcagcttcgAGCGTCCTCACAATGCTAACTACAAAACGCGGCTGTGCAAAGGCTTTGCTGAAGGTCACTGCAACCGCGGTGATCAGTGCAACTTTGCCCATGGTGTcgacgagctgcggcagtgtGGCGGAGGGGAACCCAtacagccgcagctgccgccgggGGGATtggtcggcggcggctctgcacctcctccgaTGGCACAAGGCTACGGCGATCACCGGCCTGGGTTTAACAACTACTacacgcctccacctccgcaaGTGATGGCAGGTGGCGCACCGCCGCAGGCCCCGGAGCGTGTCAACTACCTCATGCCCCCCTTCCAGGGGGGTGGCGGAATGCCGCCAGTGATGGGACCTGCTATGTCTATGCAAGacagtggcgacggcgcaggCAGCGGGTTCCGGCAGCCCCCGAAGAGGCCGCGCcaggaaggcggcggcgtttACGAGCCTCAGTACTGA
- a CDS encoding hypothetical protein (TriTrypDB/GeneDB-style sysID: LpmP.05.0200), which produces MSSSLGKALQRSKRATERQGRRSYRDALENERNAALDAELHQQEVGRAKTQMKSIWETNDLENFLSIADAREESYFAERDVRVVIGGRVYVVQQDKIVPKQMPMDEAHLDWQKLSESLTIPKRPVWNCKMSAEDLQAVEKKAFVDWRHSLAQIEEEHKVLLTPYERNLEVWRQLWRVVERADVVAVIVDARNPLMFRSADFEKYVRSATNSKGEPKKVLLLLNKSDLLTEAQRRAWAAYFQQRGDDFFFFSAKPLQPFTQDAATAATAASSYAIAGSDDEDEQEEEVYASLDAEGVQLTAEQEKAVLDKVMKHKREKTRHKKKALRDPVKVANPYELAAKLQAMKEQAHEPRVKEEKPLTEEELARNSRTAAGAAAVKREPWTVLDPMQLLDQLALLREEAGVTDVNTPLMVGLVGYPNVGKSSTINAIIGCKKVMVSATPGKTKHFQTLTIPNERRVALCDCPGLVFPSFATTKAQMVCDGILPIDTATDTLEAMTTICRRLPRPVLEEGLNVSLLAEDDIDESDSLAERLLNALARRRGYMASHDRPNKARAGKELLKLYVDGYFVYVEPPPTYRPDAAALSLNTYVEQHASASPAAVSAVRGGEAATEEIDEEWEDDDDAVGQELNSEEEEAWADLDSADDARALSEPGDGDSYLVDMDLEDAAPPMFYARPHALRSTFTRYELFNMEANEARMRALKKVERRHRKRTNHQLEPDTHTFVNRQGEVELRIDDDDGVLELVTPTGGPVRPATRAKPKSKRQQRRELKQVGVGPLNRYGQRKGIQGY; this is translated from the coding sequence ATGAGCTCGTCGCTCGGCAAGGCCCTCCAACGCTCGAAGCGGGCCACGGAGCGGCAGGGACGGCGCAGTTACCGTGATGCCTTAGAGAACGAACGTAACGCCGCCCTGGATGCggagctgcaccagcaggaGGTCGGCCGCGCCAAAACACAGATGAAGTCCATCTGGGAGACAAACGACCTGGAGAATTTTCTGTCCATCGCTGACGCGCGCGAGGAGAGCTACTTTGCTGAGCGTGACGTACGTGTCGTCATTGGCGGCCGTGTGTATGTCGTGCAGCAGGACAAGATCGTCCCAAAACAGATGCCGATGGACGAGGCTCATTTGGACTGGCAGAAGCTCAGCGAGTCGTTGACGATTCCGAAGCGGCCGGTGTGGAACTGCAAGATGTCCGCCGAAGACTTGCAGGCGGTAGAGAAAAAGGCCTTTGTGGACTGGCGCCACTCCCTCGCGCagatcgaggaggagcacaaagtgctgctgacgccgtATGAGCGCAACCTCGAGGTGTGGCGACAGCTGTGGCGCGTCGTGGAGCGGGCCGACGTCGTCGCAGTCATCGTAGACGCGCGCAACCCACTGATGTTCCGCAGCGCCGACTTTGAAAAGTACGTGAGGAGCGCCACGAACAGCAAGGGGGAGCCAaagaaggtgctgctgctgctgaacaaGTCGGATCTGCTGACCGAGGCTCAGCGGCGGGCCTGGGCGGCCTACTttcagcagcgcggcgacgacttcttcttcttttccgccaagccgctgcagcccttCACCCaggacgccgccaccgccgctactgccgcctcctcgtacGCCATTgcaggcagcgatgacgaggatgagcaggaggaggaagtcTATGCTTCACTCGACGCGGAAGGAGTGCAGCTCAcggcggagcaggagaaggcggtgctggacaAGGTGATGAAGcacaagagggagaagacgcggcacaagaagaaggcgctgcgggaCCCGGTCAAGGTAGCAAATCCATACGAGCTCGCCGCGAAGCTCCAGGCCATGAAAGAGCAGGCGCACGAGCCGAgggtgaaggaggaaaagccactgaccgaggaggagctggcgcgtAACTCACGCACAGCGGCGGGGGCTGCCGCCGTAAAGCGCGAGCCGTGGACCGTGCTCGATCCGATGCAACTGCTGGACCAGCTCGCCCTTCTCCGTGAGGAGGCTGGGGTGACAGATGTGAACACGCCACTGATGGTCGGCCTTGTCGGATACCCGAACGTGGGCAAATCGTCCACCATCAACGCCATCATCGGCTGCAAAAAGGTGATGGTGAGCGCCACACCAGGCAAGACGAAGCACTTTCAGACTCTCACGATTCCCAACGAGCGCCGCGTGGCTCTGTGCGACTGCCCTGGTCTTGTCTTCCCCTCGTTCGCAACGACCAAGGCGCAGATGGTGTGCGACGGCATCCTCCCCATTGACACAGCCACCGACACGTTGGAGGCGATGACCACCATatgccgccgcctgcctcgCCCGGTGTTGGAGGAGGGGCTCAACGTATCACTGCTGGCTGAGGACGACATCGACGAGAGCGACTCGCTCGCCGAACGGCTGCTGAATGCGCTGGCACGTCGACGCGGCTACATGGCGTCCCACGACCGTCCCAACAAGGCACGTGCGGGcaaggagctgctgaagctgtACGTGGACGGGTATTTCGTGTACGTCGAGCCGCCGCCTACCTACCGCCccgatgcggcggcgctgtcgctgaacACGTACGTGGAGCAACACGCCTCCGCTTCACCTGCGGCAGTGTCCGCTgtacgcggcggcgaggcggcgacAGAAGAGATTGATGAAGAGTgggaagacgacgacgatgcggtTGGGCAGGAACTgaacagcgaggaggaagaagctTGGGCTGATCTTGACTCCGCCGACGATGCCCGCGCCCTGAGTGAGCCCGGGGACGGTGATAGCTACTTGGTCGACATGGACCTGGAGGATGCGGCGCCACCCATGTTCTATGCGCGCCCGCACGCCCTGCGCAGCACGTTCACCCGCTATGAGCTCTTCAACATGGAGGCCAACGAGGCACGCATGAGGGCgctgaagaaggtggagcGGCGTCACAGGAAACGGACGAACCACCAGCTCGAgcccgacacacacacatttgTGAACCGCCAAGGCGAAGTGGAGCTGCGCattgacgacgacgacggtgtgcTGGAGCTGGTGACACCCACCGGCGGGCCGGTGCGGCCAGCGACAAGGGCGAAGCCCAAGTcgaagcgccagcagcgccgcgagcTGAAGCAGGTAGGCGTAGGACCGTTGAACCGCTACGGGCAGCGGAAAGGCATCCAGGGCTACTGA